A single window of Vibrio alfacsensis DNA harbors:
- a CDS encoding pilin has translation MRTNKHMKQKGFTLIELMMVVAVIGVLAMVAIPQYQKYVAKAEVAAALSLMTGVKTNVEAYTAEYGAFPAASESSALGVPSVIPQGTIAFEPDASSASGSIRFTFATDSSPKLVGNDFALIRNINGGWTCTASGADSAVESALLPKTCKS, from the coding sequence ATGAGAACGAATAAACACATGAAACAAAAAGGCTTTACGCTGATTGAGCTAATGATGGTTGTCGCTGTAATTGGTGTATTGGCTATGGTCGCGATACCTCAATACCAAAAATATGTAGCAAAAGCCGAAGTAGCCGCTGCGTTATCGTTAATGACCGGAGTAAAAACCAATGTTGAAGCGTATACCGCTGAGTATGGTGCATTTCCAGCAGCATCAGAATCTTCAGCGTTAGGAGTACCCAGTGTCATCCCCCAAGGCACAATCGCATTTGAGCCAGATGCATCATCAGCGTCTGGCTCAATCAGGTTTACTTTTGCCACAGACTCCAGTCCCAAGTTAGTCGGCAACGACTTTGCGTTGATAAGAAACATCAATGGAGGATGGACTTGCACCGCGTCTGGAGCGGACTCTGCAGTTGAGAGTGCTTTACTTCCCAAAACCTGCAAATCTTAA
- the ampD gene encoding 1,6-anhydro-N-acetylmuramyl-L-alanine amidase AmpD has translation MGLKIDNGWLMQAKHIPSPFFDARLDKEDISLLVVHNISLPPGQFGGPYIEEFFTGNLDPNEHPFFEVIHKMGVSAHCLIKRDGEIVQFVSFLDRAWHAGQSSFAGRERCNDYSIGIELEGTEFVAYTEEQYQSLTALTQAIMHAYPQITLPRITGHQYIAPLRKADPGLSFDWIKYRGQLKRGL, from the coding sequence ATGGGCCTAAAAATTGACAATGGATGGTTAATGCAAGCGAAGCATATACCATCTCCATTTTTTGATGCGCGTTTGGATAAAGAAGATATCTCTCTGCTGGTGGTCCATAACATCAGCTTACCGCCAGGCCAATTTGGTGGTCCTTATATAGAAGAGTTTTTTACTGGCAATTTGGACCCTAACGAGCACCCATTTTTTGAGGTAATTCACAAAATGGGGGTGTCGGCACATTGTTTGATTAAGCGTGATGGTGAGATTGTTCAGTTTGTTTCTTTTCTAGACCGAGCATGGCACGCTGGGCAATCAAGCTTTGCTGGCCGTGAACGTTGCAATGACTACTCGATTGGTATTGAGTTAGAGGGCACCGAATTCGTTGCTTATACAGAGGAGCAGTATCAATCACTTACAGCGTTGACCCAAGCTATTATGCATGCTTATCCTCAAATCACCTTACCTAGAATCACAGGGCATCAGTATATTGCTCCCTTGAGAAAAGCGGATCCTGGTCTGAGCTTTGACTGGATAAAGTACCGAGGGCAGTTAAAACGCGGTTTGTAG
- the nadC gene encoding carboxylating nicotinate-nucleotide diphosphorylase produces MKNTHNSQERLEYLKQQLPLEITRAVADTLKEDLGGTLDADKDITASLIPADAINTATIITREHGVFCGQAWADEVFKQLGGKVTIEWHVNDGDKVEPNQTLCTLTGPARDLLTGERNAMNFIQTLSGCATITAEYADRIAHTECRLLDTRKTIPGLRSALKYAVACGGGFNHRIGVFDAYLIKENHIIACGGITQAISTAKELNPGKPVEVETESLDELKEAIEAGADIIMLDNFTTDMMREAVAINADRAALENSGNVTLETIAEYAETGVDYISVGALTKHLKALDLSMRFK; encoded by the coding sequence ATGAAGAACACACACAACAGCCAAGAACGCCTAGAATACCTAAAACAACAACTTCCGCTAGAAATCACGCGTGCAGTGGCCGATACCCTAAAAGAAGATTTAGGTGGCACATTGGATGCCGATAAAGACATCACCGCATCGCTTATCCCAGCTGACGCTATTAATACTGCAACCATCATCACGCGCGAACACGGTGTGTTCTGTGGTCAAGCATGGGCAGATGAAGTATTCAAGCAACTGGGTGGAAAAGTCACCATTGAGTGGCACGTGAACGATGGCGATAAGGTAGAACCAAACCAAACACTTTGCACGCTAACAGGACCTGCTCGTGATCTGTTAACAGGCGAACGCAACGCAATGAACTTTATCCAAACCCTTTCAGGTTGCGCGACCATCACGGCAGAGTACGCAGATAGAATTGCTCACACTGAGTGTCGTCTGTTAGATACGCGTAAGACTATTCCAGGTCTACGTAGTGCACTCAAATATGCAGTGGCATGTGGTGGTGGCTTTAACCACCGAATTGGTGTTTTCGATGCTTACTTAATTAAAGAGAACCACATCATTGCATGTGGCGGCATCACTCAAGCAATCTCGACGGCGAAAGAGCTAAATCCAGGAAAGCCTGTTGAAGTAGAAACAGAAAGCCTAGATGAATTAAAAGAAGCTATTGAAGCTGGTGCAGATATCATCATGTTAGATAATTTTACTACCGATATGATGCGTGAAGCAGTAGCAATCAACGCAGATCGTGCCGCATTAGAGAACTCAGGTAATGTGACGCTAGAAACCATCGCAGAGTACGCTGAAACTGGCGTCGATTACATCTCTGTAGGCGCGCTAACAAAACACTTAAAAGCCTTAGACCTTTCAATGCGTTTTAAATAG